A single Mangrovimonas sp. YM274 DNA region contains:
- a CDS encoding choice-of-anchor J domain-containing protein has translation MKRIFYLMVFIGVTFLACDPMEDIYNDLDSQENPVVGTDQYTLTDDDYETLDLPFGSFDSEDDARELIPGLLADMYPFWGEGSSVVVGYNLYVGNAEGIDDLTGAGIYELTTADYAASGSDAFGYYPEADATEEIISVLEMQFDAPEEGQIVLAQYRQYLETPEVGFANLYEYNFNGSLDGFESISVVGDQVWEAASFGGVEYAYMSGFEDGNIINEDWLISPEMDLSSETDIRVQINQAINYADDLSLLSVWVSSDYTTGGDVAAATWEPIDFENTPAGNNWNFVLSEDYDLSAYDGETIHIAFKYESTEGEAASWEIDQLLVKALGVSGDFDSKGEYFVYTEGAWEVMEDVYYLSSADYNSMGESSGQPGQYDNFSSSTPADSYLPTFLGIKYPYAQEEDQIFVIFKYYSSSAGAVQIRGNSYTLVEGEWAPHESTIETTLQFGHDGTEWVPDNTIQYTLTGDDYDYIVSQLENEPGYEAATSSMANYGNLDRRISQAAYWSDADTENSAGITDMIANAMGILLDHIDPAAEEGQKYVMTYDIYNGTNTTESAAMIKVDGVWVRND, from the coding sequence ATGAAAAGAATATTTTATCTAATGGTATTTATAGGGGTCACGTTTTTAGCGTGCGACCCTATGGAAGATATTTATAATGATTTGGATAGTCAAGAGAACCCAGTTGTGGGGACAGATCAATATACATTAACGGATGATGATTACGAGACCTTGGACTTGCCCTTTGGAAGTTTTGATTCAGAAGATGATGCTCGCGAATTGATCCCGGGATTATTGGCAGATATGTATCCTTTTTGGGGAGAAGGTTCTTCGGTTGTAGTAGGGTACAATCTTTATGTAGGGAATGCGGAAGGGATAGATGATTTGACCGGAGCAGGAATTTACGAATTGACCACGGCTGACTATGCAGCTTCGGGAAGTGATGCTTTTGGGTATTATCCTGAAGCCGATGCTACTGAAGAAATTATCTCTGTTTTGGAGATGCAATTTGATGCTCCGGAAGAGGGCCAAATTGTATTGGCTCAATACAGGCAATACTTGGAAACACCTGAAGTTGGATTTGCGAACCTTTACGAATATAATTTTAATGGCTCTTTGGATGGCTTTGAAAGCATTAGCGTAGTGGGCGATCAAGTTTGGGAGGCTGCTTCTTTTGGAGGTGTAGAATATGCCTATATGAGTGGGTTTGAAGACGGAAATATTATTAATGAGGATTGGTTGATTTCACCAGAAATGGATTTGTCCAGTGAGACTGATATTAGAGTACAAATTAATCAAGCCATCAATTATGCTGATGATTTATCGTTGCTGAGTGTTTGGGTTTCTTCAGATTATACTACGGGAGGAGATGTGGCTGCTGCTACTTGGGAACCCATTGATTTTGAAAATACCCCTGCAGGGAACAACTGGAACTTTGTGCTTTCTGAGGATTATGATTTGTCTGCTTATGATGGAGAAACCATTCATATTGCATTCAAATATGAATCTACAGAAGGGGAAGCGGCATCATGGGAAATAGATCAGTTACTTGTAAAAGCACTAGGTGTTTCTGGTGATTTTGATTCCAAAGGTGAGTACTTTGTTTATACTGAAGGCGCTTGGGAGGTAATGGAAGATGTGTACTACCTAAGTTCTGCAGATTATAACTCTATGGGAGAAAGCTCAGGGCAACCTGGACAATATGATAACTTCAGCAGTTCAACACCTGCGGATAGCTATCTTCCAACGTTCTTGGGTATCAAATACCCTTATGCTCAGGAAGAAGATCAAATTTTTGTGATTTTTAAATATTATTCAAGTTCAGCAGGAGCTGTCCAAATCAGAGGAAATTCGTATACTCTTGTTGAAGGAGAATGGGCGCCTCATGAGTCTACTATAGAGACGACACTGCAGTTTGGTCATGATGGAACCGAATGGGTTCCAGATAACACTATTCAATATACCTTAACTGGAGATGATTACGATTATATTGTGTCTCAATTGGAAAATGAACCTGGTTATGAGGCGGCTACTTCAAGTATGGCAAATTATGGAAATTTAGACAGAAGAATTAGTCAAGCAGCCTATTGGAGTGATGCGGATACTGAAAATAGTGCTGGTATTACGGATATGATTGCAAATGCCATGGGTATTTTACTAGATCATATTGATCCTGCAGCAGAAGAAGGTCAAAAGTATGTCATGACTTACGATATATACAATGGTACCAATACCACAGAGAGCGCAGCCATGATTAAGGTTGATGGAGTTTGGGTGAGAAATGACTAG
- a CDS encoding gliding motility-associated protein GldE — MDPEPPSLILPLLSINIPLISGIVLLIVLLICSALISGAEVAFFSLTRSDIDTGLEEKPNTFKIISKLLERPKKLLATILVANNFINVGIVILFAFLGEHLFASIDSYLLKFFLEVVVITFLILLFGEIIPKIYASRNRVKFSTFMTIPLQVLDIIFTPFTLPMRYFTIAIHNKLGKQKSNLSVDQLSQALELTSEQDTTREEHKILQGIVSFGNTDTKQVMKPRMDIFALQTDQTYSEVIEEITKNGYSRIPVYKDSIDSVVGILYIKDLLPHIDKKQFDWTSLLREPFFVPENKKLDDLMLEFQSKKVHLAIVVDEYGGTSGVISLEDVIEEIVGDISDEYDDDDLSYTIIDDKNYSFEGKTPLKDFYKIIKIDDESVFEDHKGEAETIAGFVLEISGLFPKRNSKINFKNYVFTIEALDKKRIKQVKFTILDA, encoded by the coding sequence TTGGACCCTGAACCCCCGAGTTTAATATTACCATTATTATCCATCAACATTCCCTTAATTTCTGGAATTGTTCTGCTCATTGTTTTATTGATTTGCTCTGCACTTATCTCTGGTGCCGAAGTTGCTTTCTTTTCATTGACCAGATCAGACATTGACACGGGACTTGAGGAAAAACCAAACACCTTTAAGATTATTTCCAAACTTTTGGAACGCCCAAAAAAGCTATTGGCTACAATTTTAGTGGCCAATAACTTTATAAATGTAGGCATTGTAATATTGTTTGCCTTTTTAGGAGAGCACCTCTTTGCTTCTATAGATAGCTATTTGCTGAAATTCTTTTTGGAAGTGGTGGTCATAACCTTTCTTATTTTGCTATTTGGCGAAATCATCCCAAAAATATATGCCAGTAGAAACAGAGTAAAGTTTTCCACATTTATGACAATTCCGCTTCAGGTATTGGACATTATTTTTACGCCGTTCACACTACCAATGCGTTATTTTACTATTGCTATTCACAATAAATTGGGCAAGCAAAAATCCAATTTAAGTGTCGACCAACTATCTCAAGCTTTAGAACTTACAAGCGAGCAGGACACTACACGTGAAGAACATAAAATATTACAGGGCATTGTCTCTTTTGGAAATACCGACACCAAACAGGTCATGAAACCTAGAATGGACATTTTTGCTCTACAAACCGATCAAACGTACAGCGAGGTCATTGAGGAAATCACAAAAAATGGTTATTCAAGAATTCCCGTATACAAAGACAGTATCGACTCTGTTGTTGGCATTCTATATATCAAAGACTTACTCCCCCATATAGACAAAAAACAATTTGACTGGACTTCCCTTCTGAGAGAGCCCTTCTTTGTGCCAGAAAACAAAAAATTGGACGATTTAATGCTTGAATTCCAAAGTAAAAAAGTTCATTTGGCCATTGTGGTAGATGAATACGGAGGAACATCAGGCGTTATTTCTTTAGAAGATGTTATCGAAGAAATTGTTGGTGACATTAGCGACGAGTACGATGACGATGATCTATCATACACTATCATTGATGATAAAAACTATTCTTTTGAAGGAAAAACACCATTAAAGGACTTTTACAAAATCATCAAGATTGATGATGAATCTGTTTTTGAAGACCACAAAGGTGAAGCTGAAACCATTGCTGGATTTGTCTTGGAGATTTCTGGCCTTTTTCCAAAACGCAACAGCAAAATAAATTTCAAAAACTACGTTTTTACTATAGAGGCTTTGGACAAAAAGCGTATTAAACAGGTAAAGTTTACTATTTTAGACGCCTAA
- a CDS encoding DUF3575 domain-containing protein, translated as MKHFKQMTLSKVLTFCAFALFSSAVVAQETLHDNEDVPKRMELKANAFNLIIFKTVDISFEYLIDSESSIGVSALFNLNDPEEDHYDEPYYNERFALTPYYRRYFSSKYAWGFFLEAFGMYNLQEDGYWEYSYDSVNDIQNKRYIEDTSGNIAFGMSVGAKFVSSKGFLFEFYGGVGRNIFTSNDDAASELVPRLGATFGYRF; from the coding sequence ATGAAACATTTTAAACAAATGACTTTGTCAAAGGTGCTTACATTTTGTGCTTTTGCATTATTTTCTTCTGCAGTTGTAGCTCAAGAAACTCTTCATGATAATGAGGATGTGCCGAAAAGAATGGAGCTTAAAGCCAATGCCTTCAATCTTATTATCTTTAAAACAGTAGATATTTCGTTTGAATATTTAATCGATTCAGAATCTTCGATTGGGGTTTCAGCCCTTTTCAATCTCAACGATCCGGAAGAGGATCATTATGATGAACCATACTACAATGAAAGATTTGCGTTAACCCCTTATTATCGTCGTTATTTTTCAAGTAAATATGCTTGGGGGTTTTTCTTAGAAGCTTTTGGTATGTATAATCTGCAAGAAGATGGGTATTGGGAATATTCATATGATTCAGTGAATGATATCCAAAATAAAAGATATATTGAGGACACCTCTGGTAATATTGCCTTTGGGATGTCTGTTGGGGCTAAGTTTGTTAGTAGTAAAGGGTTTTTGTTTGAGTTTTATGGAGGAGTTGGAAGAAATATTTTCACCTCTAATGATGATGCCGCTTCCGAGCTGGTGCCGCGTTTAGGGGCTACTTTTGGGTATAGATTTTAA
- the mutY gene encoding A/G-specific adenine glycosylase — MNFKEKITHWYSVNKRSLPWRKTKNPYNIWLSEIILQQTQIKQGLPYYEAFVKEFPSVFELANASEQEVLKLWQGLGYYSRARNLHATAKHIAHNLNGVFPNNYKELLKLKGVGDYTASAIASICFDEAAAVVDGNVYRVLSRYFGIDTPINTTQGNKEFKQLASSLIDTSNPADYNQAIMEFGAIQCKPNSPNCGQCVLQDSCVAFKNDTVNTLPVKLKKVKVSKKHFNFLVLIASNGKTIFKQRVGKGIWQNLYQFPLIETEKPLSASSFITNPLVQDYLKGIDFEFSLYNKDTIVHKLSHQHLHTKFWIIEVEELPEEGIPISAIEKLPTPILIGNFLEEFRFPL; from the coding sequence ATGAATTTCAAGGAGAAAATAACTCACTGGTACTCAGTAAACAAACGAAGTCTGCCGTGGCGAAAAACAAAAAACCCATATAACATTTGGCTCTCCGAAATAATTTTACAGCAAACCCAAATCAAACAGGGATTACCCTATTATGAAGCTTTTGTTAAGGAATTTCCAAGCGTCTTCGAGCTCGCTAACGCAAGTGAACAGGAGGTTTTAAAACTTTGGCAAGGCCTTGGGTATTATTCTAGGGCCCGAAATTTGCATGCCACTGCCAAGCACATTGCCCATAATCTTAATGGTGTATTCCCCAACAATTACAAGGAACTATTAAAACTAAAAGGTGTAGGCGACTATACCGCTAGTGCCATTGCTTCTATTTGTTTTGATGAAGCTGCGGCCGTAGTAGACGGAAATGTATACCGAGTATTATCTCGTTATTTTGGAATTGACACTCCTATTAATACTACCCAAGGGAACAAGGAGTTTAAACAATTGGCCTCCTCTCTTATTGACACCAGTAATCCAGCCGATTACAACCAAGCTATCATGGAATTTGGAGCAATTCAATGTAAACCCAATTCTCCTAACTGCGGGCAGTGTGTCCTTCAAGATAGCTGCGTGGCATTCAAAAATGACACAGTAAATACACTGCCAGTAAAATTGAAAAAGGTAAAAGTGTCTAAAAAGCATTTCAACTTTTTAGTGCTCATAGCCTCAAATGGCAAAACCATTTTTAAACAACGTGTAGGAAAAGGCATTTGGCAAAACCTGTATCAATTTCCCCTAATAGAAACGGAGAAACCATTATCAGCTTCTTCATTTATTACAAATCCATTGGTTCAAGATTATTTAAAGGGTATCGATTTTGAGTTTTCCCTATATAATAAGGACACTATAGTTCATAAATTGTCACATCAACATTTACACACCAAATTCTGGATTATAGAAGTAGAGGAGTTACCCGAAGAAGGCATCCCCATTTCTGCCATAGAAAAGCTCCCAACACCCATCCTAATTGGCAACTTTCTTGAGGAATTTCGATTCCCATTATAA
- a CDS encoding ribonuclease E/G, protein MDKELIIRSGSDIVDFALLKDGKLIELHKDEEDNNFSVGDVFIAKIRKAVPGLNAAFVNVGYEKDAFLHYHDLGPKLPSLLKFVKRVSTGKNTDFLLKNFQFEKDIDKDGSISNVLKANQSILVQIVKEPISTKGPRISSELSIAGRYLVLVPFSDRISISQKIESKEEKDRLKRLVKSITPKGFGVIVRTVAEDKKVAELDKDLQNLLNRWTAMCKKLNRAHHPSKVLGEMNKASSILRDIFNDSFSSIIVDDEAMYGQIKDYVQEIAPNKESIVKLYKNGVPIFEKFGIERQIKTSFGRTVSMAKGAYLVIEHTEALHVIDVNSGNRSNKEKNQEDTALEVNLISASEIARQLRLRDMGGIIVVDFIDMGKAENRKKLYNHLRDEMQDDKAKHKILPPSKFGLVQITRQRVRPERNIETKEENPNGAGDEIEAPIKIVQKITQDMERIFKKDYKKVTLNTHPFIAAFLTKGFPSIRSKWFLEHKKWVKVLPRDAYTYLEYHFFDKNGKEIK, encoded by the coding sequence ATGGATAAAGAATTGATTATAAGATCTGGTTCCGATATTGTTGATTTTGCCTTATTAAAAGATGGAAAACTTATTGAATTACATAAAGATGAAGAAGATAACAACTTTTCGGTTGGTGATGTGTTTATAGCCAAAATTAGAAAAGCTGTTCCGGGCCTGAATGCCGCATTCGTGAATGTGGGGTATGAAAAGGATGCTTTTTTGCACTATCATGATTTAGGACCTAAATTACCTTCGCTTTTAAAATTCGTAAAACGTGTAAGCACAGGAAAAAACACCGATTTTTTACTCAAAAACTTTCAGTTTGAAAAGGATATCGATAAGGATGGCAGCATTTCAAATGTATTAAAAGCCAACCAATCTATCTTAGTTCAAATTGTAAAGGAGCCAATTTCCACCAAAGGTCCCCGCATTAGTTCAGAACTGTCTATTGCAGGGCGTTATTTGGTGTTGGTGCCGTTTTCAGATCGCATTTCAATTTCTCAAAAAATTGAATCCAAAGAGGAAAAAGACCGTTTGAAACGCTTGGTAAAAAGCATTACGCCAAAGGGATTTGGAGTCATTGTACGTACCGTAGCCGAAGACAAAAAGGTTGCCGAATTGGACAAAGACCTGCAAAACTTGCTCAACAGGTGGACGGCCATGTGTAAAAAATTGAACAGAGCACATCATCCAAGCAAAGTGCTGGGAGAAATGAACAAAGCATCCTCTATTTTGAGGGATATTTTTAACGATTCATTCTCTAGCATTATTGTAGATGATGAAGCTATGTACGGTCAAATTAAAGATTATGTGCAAGAAATTGCACCTAATAAAGAGTCCATTGTAAAGTTGTATAAAAATGGCGTGCCAATCTTTGAAAAGTTTGGTATAGAACGCCAAATAAAAACATCTTTCGGACGCACAGTATCTATGGCCAAGGGCGCCTATTTGGTAATTGAACACACCGAAGCCCTTCACGTTATAGATGTTAACAGTGGTAATCGCTCCAACAAAGAAAAAAATCAAGAGGACACTGCTTTAGAAGTCAATTTAATATCAGCATCAGAAATAGCCCGACAGCTGCGCTTGCGCGATATGGGCGGTATCATCGTAGTGGATTTCATTGACATGGGGAAAGCAGAGAACCGGAAAAAACTTTACAATCATCTTCGCGACGAAATGCAGGATGATAAAGCAAAGCATAAAATATTGCCTCCTAGTAAGTTTGGGCTGGTACAAATCACCAGACAACGTGTACGCCCAGAGCGCAATATTGAAACCAAGGAAGAAAATCCTAACGGTGCTGGAGATGAAATAGAAGCGCCAATTAAAATTGTGCAAAAGATTACCCAGGACATGGAACGTATTTTCAAAAAAGACTACAAAAAGGTGACCCTAAACACACATCCTTTTATAGCGGCCTTTTTAACAAAAGGCTTTCCTTCAATACGTTCTAAATGGTTTTTAGAACATAAAAAATGGGTAAAGGTATTACCCAGAGATGCTTACACATATCTTGAATATCATTTTTTTGACAAAAATGGTAAGGAAATCAAATAA
- a CDS encoding HU family DNA-binding protein, translating into MTKADIVAKISDKLGMEKGDVQATVETFMEEVKASLENGDNVYLRGFGSFIIKTRAEKTGRNISKNTTIKIPAHNIPAFKPAKVFVEGVKTNVEVN; encoded by the coding sequence ATGACAAAAGCTGATATAGTAGCGAAGATTTCCGATAAATTAGGAATGGAGAAAGGCGACGTGCAAGCAACAGTAGAAACTTTCATGGAAGAAGTTAAGGCTTCTTTAGAGAATGGAGACAATGTTTATTTGAGAGGATTTGGAAGTTTCATCATCAAAACTAGAGCAGAAAAAACAGGAAGAAATATTTCTAAGAATACAACTATCAAAATTCCTGCTCACAATATTCCAGCGTTCAAACCTGCAAAAGTATTTGTAGAAGGCGTAAAAACAAATGTAGAAGTTAACTAA
- a CDS encoding aldo/keto reductase, producing the protein MKYTTIPHTDIKVSKICLGTMTWGNQNTQEEGFAQMDMALDKGINFFDTAEMYPVPASPETQGSTSKIIGNWLKERGNRDKVIIASKIVGRPSDYTAHIRTTGLQGDSIEEAVNNELKRLQTDYIDLYQIHWPERETNTFGTRDYKHNPNDAWEDNFKEVLHKLDLQIKAGKIRHIGLSNEKAWGTMRFLEESKKNSLPRMKTIQNAYSLLNRTFEGDLAEISIRENIGLLAYSPMAFGVLSGKYIKGTAADNARLKLFPRFSRYSSEQCTEATKRYLEIAEGNNMTLAQMSLAFVTQQPFVTSNIIGATSLEQLEENIGSIHVALNDDLLKAINEVHTLMPNPAT; encoded by the coding sequence ATGAAATACACCACTATACCTCATACCGACATAAAAGTTAGTAAAATTTGTTTAGGCACCATGACTTGGGGCAACCAAAACACCCAAGAAGAAGGTTTTGCCCAAATGGACATGGCTTTGGATAAAGGCATCAATTTCTTTGATACGGCAGAAATGTATCCAGTACCTGCAAGCCCTGAAACCCAAGGATCCACTAGTAAGATTATAGGCAACTGGTTAAAGGAACGGGGAAATCGCGACAAGGTGATTATCGCTAGTAAAATTGTAGGCCGCCCTAGTGATTATACAGCCCATATTAGAACTACAGGACTTCAAGGAGATTCCATTGAAGAAGCCGTAAATAATGAATTAAAACGTCTTCAAACGGATTATATAGACCTCTATCAAATTCATTGGCCAGAACGTGAAACCAACACCTTTGGAACTCGTGATTACAAACACAATCCCAATGATGCATGGGAAGACAACTTTAAGGAAGTCCTTCATAAATTAGATCTTCAAATTAAAGCTGGAAAAATCCGTCATATTGGTTTAAGCAATGAAAAGGCTTGGGGAACCATGCGTTTTTTGGAAGAATCCAAAAAGAACAGCTTACCAAGAATGAAAACCATTCAAAATGCCTACTCTCTTTTAAACAGAACTTTTGAAGGCGATTTGGCAGAAATCTCCATTCGGGAAAATATTGGTTTATTGGCCTATTCACCTATGGCCTTTGGAGTCTTGTCTGGAAAATATATCAAAGGCACGGCAGCCGACAATGCTAGATTAAAACTATTCCCTAGATTCTCTAGATATAGCAGCGAACAATGTACCGAAGCCACCAAACGCTACCTAGAAATTGCAGAAGGTAACAATATGACATTGGCCCAAATGTCGTTGGCTTTTGTTACGCAACAACCTTTTGTAACCAGTAATATTATAGGCGCTACCAGCCTAGAACAACTTGAAGAAAATATCGGAAGTATTCATGTAGCCTTAAATGATGATCTTTTAAAAGCTATCAATGAAGTGCACACACTAATGCCAAATCCCGCCACTTAA
- the gldD gene encoding gliding motility lipoprotein GldD: protein MKRLVAVIMAGLCFSCAEDPIPKPKAFLRLDYPQANYHPVRTALPFSFEQNELAEDIDNIKVDQSKKTFGLDIQYPDMKGTIYLTYKQVNEGNLESLIKDAQNLTQKHVVKADEIVEQPYENKLHNVFGMFYEVGGNAASQSQFYVTDSVNHFLTGSLYFYAKPNYDSIYPAAVYLKNDIKHIMETITWN from the coding sequence ATGAAGAGATTAGTAGCAGTTATAATGGCAGGACTTTGTTTTTCATGCGCAGAAGACCCTATCCCAAAGCCCAAAGCATTTTTACGCTTGGACTACCCTCAGGCCAACTATCATCCTGTACGTACTGCTTTACCCTTTTCTTTTGAACAGAATGAATTGGCGGAGGACATAGACAACATAAAAGTAGACCAATCTAAAAAAACCTTTGGATTAGATATTCAATATCCAGACATGAAAGGCACCATCTACCTAACCTACAAACAAGTGAACGAGGGCAATTTGGAGTCCCTGATCAAAGATGCACAAAACCTCACTCAAAAGCACGTAGTAAAAGCCGATGAGATTGTAGAGCAACCCTACGAAAACAAATTACACAATGTTTTTGGCATGTTTTACGAAGTTGGAGGTAATGCCGCCAGCCAATCGCAATTCTACGTTACAGATAGTGTAAACCACTTTCTAACGGGTTCTTTATACTTTTATGCAAAACCAAACTACGATTCCATTTATCCTGCTGCCGTGTATTTAAAAAACGACATTAAGCACATAATGGAAACCATTACCTGGAACTAA
- a CDS encoding OmpA family protein → MLKKISVVALSLMLATSCVSKKIYTDLEDKYAELKKENRDLADQNSSLSENLNKTKNDLDRLQKEYDAAVAQRDALKSDYEATKANLSNLKSSYDALEKNSSSEIAKNAQKNRELLAQLEAKEQALANENARLEKLKQELEARSQRVAELEHVIASKDAAMGQLKDAISKALTNFEGKGLTVEQRGGKVYISMENKLLFQSGSWAVGANGKEAVQQLGSVLAENPDIAILIEGHTDDVPYQGNGQLKGNWDLSTKRATAIVNILRENPSINPENLTAAGRGEFAPIASNDTPEGRAKNRRIEVILTPKLDEISKLLEDI, encoded by the coding sequence ATGCTTAAAAAAATTTCAGTTGTTGCCCTTTCACTTATGTTGGCCACTTCCTGTGTTTCCAAAAAAATCTACACCGATTTGGAAGACAAATATGCCGAATTGAAGAAAGAAAATCGCGATTTGGCTGACCAAAACAGCAGCCTTTCGGAAAACTTGAACAAGACCAAAAACGATCTTGACAGATTACAAAAAGAATATGATGCTGCCGTGGCACAGCGTGACGCCTTAAAAAGTGACTACGAAGCTACCAAAGCCAACTTATCCAACTTGAAGTCGTCTTACGACGCCCTTGAGAAAAACAGTTCTTCGGAAATTGCAAAGAACGCACAGAAAAACCGAGAGCTTTTAGCCCAATTGGAAGCTAAAGAGCAAGCTTTGGCAAACGAAAATGCCCGTTTGGAGAAACTAAAGCAAGAATTGGAAGCTCGCTCACAACGTGTGGCAGAATTGGAGCACGTGATTGCTTCCAAAGATGCCGCCATGGGACAACTTAAGGACGCCATTTCCAAAGCCTTGACCAACTTTGAAGGTAAAGGATTAACCGTTGAGCAACGCGGTGGAAAAGTTTACATTTCTATGGAGAATAAATTATTATTCCAATCTGGAAGCTGGGCTGTAGGTGCGAATGGTAAAGAGGCCGTTCAGCAATTGGGTAGCGTATTGGCAGAAAATCCAGATATTGCTATTTTAATTGAAGGCCATACAGATGACGTGCCTTACCAAGGCAATGGGCAGTTAAAAGGAAACTGGGATTTGTCTACAAAACGTGCTACAGCCATTGTAAACATTTTAAGAGAAAACCCTTCCATCAACCCTGAAAACTTAACGGCGGCCGGACGTGGGGAATTTGCGCCAATAGCTTCCAATGATACTCCAGAAGGGAGAGCTAAAAACAGACGTATTGAAGTTATTCTAACACCTAAATTGGACGAAATATCGAAACTGTTGGAGGATATCTAA
- a CDS encoding single-stranded DNA-binding protein, protein MSGTLNKVMLIGHLGDEVKLHYFEGGNCVGRFPLATNETYTNKQTNERVTNTEWHNIVVRNKAAEICEKYLTKGDRIYVEGRIKTRKWQDEKGMDRYSTEIQCTDFTFLTTKSESQNSTSSPQQPQAQTTPNVAPDTMDDNDDLPF, encoded by the coding sequence ATGTCAGGAACCTTAAATAAAGTAATGCTTATTGGGCATTTGGGAGATGAAGTCAAACTGCATTATTTTGAAGGAGGTAATTGTGTAGGTCGTTTTCCGTTGGCCACCAACGAAACATACACAAACAAACAAACTAACGAACGCGTTACCAATACCGAGTGGCACAATATCGTGGTAAGAAACAAAGCTGCTGAAATTTGCGAAAAATACCTAACTAAAGGGGATCGCATTTATGTAGAAGGTCGCATTAAAACTAGAAAATGGCAAGATGAAAAGGGTATGGACCGTTATTCTACAGAAATACAATGTACCGACTTTACTTTTCTAACCACAAAAAGCGAGTCTCAAAACTCTACATCGAGCCCTCAGCAACCACAAGCGCAAACTACACCTAACGTAGCTCCCGATACAATGGATGACAACGACGATCTTCCATTTTAA
- a CDS encoding exodeoxyribonuclease III, producing MKIISYNVNGIRAAINKGFMDWLKSANPDVICLQEIKAMESQLDLDLFTEAGYTHNYWFSAQKKGYSGVAILSKIEPDHVEYGTGIESMDFEGRNLRADFNGVSVMSMYLPSGTNDDRLAHKFEYMNMIHEYLDNLRETHPNLIVCGDYNICHEEIDIHNPKMKGVSGFLPEEREWLGQFIDSGFIDAFRHLHPEKQEYTWWSYRANSRANNKGWRLDYSMVTEPLQEKIKRSVILSEAVHSDHCPILLEIEA from the coding sequence ATGAAAATCATTTCTTACAATGTCAATGGCATCAGGGCAGCTATTAACAAAGGATTTATGGACTGGCTCAAAAGTGCAAATCCTGATGTTATCTGCCTTCAAGAAATAAAGGCTATGGAAAGCCAATTAGACCTCGATCTTTTTACCGAAGCAGGCTATACCCACAACTATTGGTTCAGCGCACAAAAAAAAGGCTATAGCGGGGTTGCCATTTTAAGCAAAATTGAACCCGACCATGTGGAGTATGGCACAGGAATTGAGTCCATGGATTTTGAAGGTCGCAACCTAAGAGCTGACTTTAATGGGGTTTCTGTAATGAGCATGTATTTGCCTTCAGGAACCAATGACGATAGGTTGGCCCACAAATTTGAATATATGAACATGATTCATGAATATTTAGACAACTTGCGTGAAACCCACCCAAACCTAATTGTGTGTGGCGATTACAATATTTGTCATGAAGAAATTGATATCCACAATCCTAAAATGAAGGGAGTTTCCGGGTTTTTACCAGAAGAACGCGAATGGTTGGGACAGTTTATCGATAGCGGATTTATAGATGCCTTCAGACATTTGCACCCCGAAAAACAAGAATACACTTGGTGGAGCTATAGAGCCAATTCCAGAGCCAATAATAAAGGCTGGCGTTTGGATTACAGCATGGTAACCGAGCCTTTACAAGAAAAAATCAAAAGAAGCGTTATCCTGTCAGAAGCAGTTCATAGCGACCACTGTCCAATTTTATTGGAAATAGAAGCTTAA